The genomic segment ATCTCCAGCAAGGAGCAGGTAAATGTCCATTCTCTTCTACCGCATCCACCGTTTCTGCCTCTacgccttggccatggcctctgtATAACACGTTCCAGATTGAGTATCGCCTCAGAAAATGTGGAAGTATTTGCGTCGGCTTATTCAACACCTACCGGCCCAGCGACGCGAAAGACTGGTGGATTCAGACAATGCGTCATGCGAGGCCAGTCGAAACTGGTAGGCAGGACGGATCCAAACGGGTCATGTTTGCTCATATTATTGCCACATTGGGCAAACATCCAGTTGTGACGGATGATGACATACAATTCCCTCCCAATTGGCGAGACCCGTCTGTCTCCCGTAGTTCAACTCTGGGCCACCAAACAGCGGGCAGAACCATATGCCTCCACTCCTTCTCAGTATGCCCCGAAGTTCAAGGAATTGGCATAGGTAAGACCGCCATGAAAGCTTATCTCCAGATGATGAACGAGTCTGCAGTGGCAGACCGTATTGCCCTGGTTTGTAAAGAGGTAAGCATTGGATCTCTAATACCAATGTGGCCTTGGGCTCACTCACACCCCTAGTCCCTCATCGGCTTCTTTGCTCGTGTTGGTTTCAAGATATCTGGGCAGAGCCAAACGACAGTTGCAGGCTCAGGGCTACACAACATGGTGAGTACATAAAATATACCCATCAGTATCGTACGCTGAAATTTTCTTCTATCTCCTAGATATTCGAACTCCCGGGTCCCAAAGCGCAGTTTCGTTTAGACATGGGTTCCCGCCGCGATGACGAGTAGACATTatgcacacacacacacaccaaCAAATGAATGATATTACGAGCTGAAAATGTTCACTATTAGTCAAGAAAAGAATTGCCAATTTAATTGGCTATGAAGCGACGTTGCTTGTGCTGACATCGTGAAGATCCTGTTGCGACTGACCATGACCACGTCCGCTAATACTTGGGAGCAAGTGTCTTCGCCAGTAAATCCAGGCCAGCTTCCTAATGAAGAAAAATGTGAGGAGATCCGGCTGAAGTACCGCCGTCAATCTCGAATCTTCCATTTTAGCCCGGCCATCGCCTCATAGTGacaagccatcatcagccGATGTCGCAGAGGACAATAGTATCTAACTTGAAGCATGCTTCAATGATTACTGGTAATCTGTGGATACAGATCAGAAAACGCAATAGGCATCCGATCTGAACTCCAGTACTTGCAAGACCTCTGTTGCCTGTGGAGGCACCACACTTTGCTTCCGGATGCGTATTCCACACAATACATCGGCTCGTTCCTAACGAGGCTTATACATGTCTTCCTAGACTGTATATACGTAGATATTGAAGCTTTGAAACGTTTGCAAACAAAGCCAACGTAACTACACATATCCACCTTAAAAGGATGGACTTGGTGTTTAACTCAGCTTCATCTACGAATATCCTACGGTCTGCCGGTATAGTATTTATAACTACTTATTCGCGCACTTGCATATATACGCTAACTAGTTCCCCTTTCTCTTTTGTTTTCCGCCTTTTCTCCTATGCCCGTATCAATGACATCTCTATTCAATCAGTGGCCTTGTACTTCTGGCGGTACTCCTCGGTGCGCTGGATGTCATCCACAGACGCAAAGCTCTTCATGCCCGCGATGATGTCATCCAGAGTCAGAATAGCAAAGATGGGAATACCATACTCCTTCCTCAACTCGCCAATGGCACTTGGACCAGGCTTGGAgtcatcgccatcagcaGCGggcagcttctccttgcggTCGAGAGCAACAACAATACCAGCAACAATGCCGCCCTCCTTTCTaatcttgtcaatggcctctCTCTTTGCGGTTCCAGCGGCGATAACGTCGTCCACAATGAgaatcttcttgcctttgagAGGGGCGCCGACAATGTTGCCGCCCTCGCCGTGgtccttggcctctttcCTGTCGAAGGAGTAGGAGACGGTGTCTAGGTTTTGGGGCGAGAGCTCGCCCagcttgatggtgatggcggagCAGAGAGGGATTCCCTTGTATGCGGGGCCAAAGACAATGTCGAAGTCGAGACCGGTGTTTTGCTGGGCGTCGATGATGGTCTTAGCGAAGGCTGAGGCGATGGCGCCGGCGAGACGGGCAGTGTGGAATTCACCGGCGTTGAAGAAGTAGGGGGAGATTCTTTTCGATTTGAGTTCGAAGCTGCCGAACTTGAGGACGCCGCCGTCAATAGCGGCTTTGAGGAATTCCTGCTTGTAGGAGGCGAGTTGGCTGGACATTTTGAAAGAGCTGGTGACGGGTTTCAAGGTAAGAACGGCAGAATCATGAAGTACCAGCTGAAGATGAATAAGATTAAAACTTCACACTCGAGGTCCTCTCAATAACTCCCAGCTTCATCCATCACGAAGATTTTTGGTGGGGGTTGGCGGCAGCGGGGCAGACACTGATAGGCAAAGTACCTGCCACCGAATTTACCTAGCGTGGTACTTTCCCCTCCAGCCTGCCCGGTCTTATCGATAGACCCTTTTTTGCCGCGACTCCACCCACTTGTGTgtgaagaaaaaaaaattgatTGACCGCCTTGCATATCGGTGGTTTGCATCTGCCATCCTGAGCACTCGGCCACAATCGAGTCCAGAGACCTTCATTTTTTCGCACAACAAGATCCGCTCTTGAGAGTCTCCGATtgcccaagatgaagacgacgtgGAAGGACATCCCGCCGGTGCCGACTCAGCAGGAGTTTTTGGACATTGTGCTGAGTCGAACGCAGCGAAAATTGCCGACCCAGATTCGTGCAGGTTTCAAGATTAGCAGAATTCGAGGTGAGAAAGAAACCTCCAGGCTGGGAGTTGTGAAGATTTGCGCATTTACCCAGCCGTGTGGACATTACTCCTTCGTACATTTCTCCTGCTAACCACATAAACAGCCTTCTACACCCGAAAGGTCAAGTTCTCCCAGGAAACCTTTTCCGAAAAATTCGGCGCCATCCTCGAGAGTTTCCCGCGATTGCAAGACATCCACCCTTTCCACAAGGATTTGCTCAACACGCTGTACGATGCCGACCACTTCCGCATTGCGCTGGGCCAGCTTTCCACCGCGAAGCACTTGATCGAGACTATTTCAAGAGACTACGTCCGCCTGCTCAAGTACGGCCAGTCGCTCTTCCAATGCAAGCAGCTCA from the Pochonia chlamydosporia 170 chromosome 6, whole genome shotgun sequence genome contains:
- a CDS encoding GCN5-related N-acetyltransferase (GNAT) domain-containing protein (similar to Metarhizium robertsii ARSEF 23 XP_007822715.1) translates to MDQDQNPTSGDGDNSPSDHEMYVKVEKPTPESRDRSSTPEDCAIEDSDEDDEEMVEIQRSMTQSRMMKQKSPEELRKKVIPFHWAPMLSPLTSADVDACETLERAALRGQRQISSKEQIEYRLRKCGSICVGLFNTYRPSDAKDWWIQTMRHARPVETGRQDGSKRVMFAHIIATLGKHPVVTDDDIQFPPNWRDPSVSRSSTLGHQTAGRTICLHSFSVCPEVQGIGIGKTAMKAYLQMMNESAVADRIALVCKESLIGFFARVGFKISGQSQTTVAGSGLHNMIFELPGPKAQFRLDMGSRRDDE
- a CDS encoding Orotate phosphoribosyltransferase (similar to Metarhizium acridum CQMa 102 XP_007807070.1), with amino-acid sequence MSSQLASYKQEFLKAAIDGGVLKFGSFELKSKRISPYFFNAGEFHTARLAGAIASAFAKTIIDAQQNTGLDFDIVFGPAYKGIPLCSAITIKLGELSPQNLDTVSYSFDRKEAKDHGEGGNIVGAPLKGKKILIVDDVIAAGTAKREAIDKIRKEGGIVAGIVVALDRKEKLPAADGDDSKPGPSAIGELRKEYGIPIFAILTLDDIIAGMKSFASVDDIQRTEEYRQKYKATD